Proteins from a single region of Bdellovibrio bacteriovorus HD100:
- a CDS encoding metallophosphoesterase, giving the protein MGIFRTVASTLILTIFVYVSHQLTRFTDFSWQGTTLIVSFLAFLFALVIGTFLFFWKEKKLDVNPWRDRLLNGSLTVMAYINFLITLVILRDLLAFADNVTGTWISLEVLYSSQATATLMGLPVAMIALGNAVVRRGARAKIMPVSFANLPSELEGLRIVHITDLHISPSLPLRLVQKLVDQVNAMKPDLVVFTGDILDSFVEKHQQEFEILKQMRATHGIFYVPGNHEYYWDAPKGLQAFRSVGFHVLINQAATLTFGKAELQVAGIPDPAALHFRQEGPELDKVASQLRPGAFKVLLSHQPSLAPQVEKLGVDLQLSGHTHGGQFFPWNWLIVFFERYAKGLYQVGAMQLYVNQGTGYWGPQLRLGTYCELTEIILRKG; this is encoded by the coding sequence ATGGGAATTTTTCGTACAGTTGCCAGCACTCTGATTCTTACGATCTTCGTCTATGTCTCTCACCAACTGACCCGCTTCACGGATTTTTCGTGGCAGGGAACAACTTTGATTGTGAGCTTTCTCGCATTCCTTTTTGCTTTGGTGATCGGGACGTTTCTGTTCTTCTGGAAGGAAAAAAAGCTGGACGTGAATCCATGGCGGGATCGTCTTTTGAACGGCTCTTTGACTGTCATGGCCTATATTAATTTTCTGATCACGCTGGTGATTCTGCGGGATCTGCTGGCTTTTGCTGACAACGTGACCGGCACCTGGATTTCATTGGAAGTGCTGTACAGCTCTCAAGCCACGGCCACCCTGATGGGGCTGCCGGTGGCAATGATCGCTCTTGGAAATGCTGTTGTCCGCCGCGGGGCCCGGGCCAAAATCATGCCGGTTTCCTTTGCCAATCTGCCTTCCGAACTCGAGGGCTTGCGCATTGTTCACATCACGGATTTGCACATCAGCCCCAGCCTGCCCCTGCGTCTGGTGCAAAAGCTGGTCGATCAGGTCAATGCGATGAAGCCGGACCTGGTTGTCTTTACCGGTGATATTCTGGACAGCTTCGTTGAAAAGCATCAGCAGGAGTTTGAAATCCTGAAACAGATGCGGGCCACCCATGGGATCTTTTATGTTCCCGGGAACCACGAGTACTATTGGGACGCCCCGAAGGGACTTCAGGCATTCCGGTCTGTGGGTTTCCATGTTCTGATCAACCAGGCCGCCACGCTGACATTTGGTAAGGCTGAACTACAGGTGGCCGGCATTCCCGATCCCGCCGCCCTGCACTTCCGCCAAGAAGGACCCGAGCTGGATAAGGTCGCCAGCCAACTGCGCCCCGGCGCCTTCAAAGTACTTCTGTCCCATCAGCCGTCCCTGGCCCCGCAGGTGGAAAAGCTCGGGGTGGATCTACAGCTTTCCGGCCACACCCATGGCGGACAGTTCTTCCCATGGAACTGGCTGATCGTGTTCTTTGAACGCTATGCCAAAGGCCTTTACCAGGTGGGAGCTATGCAGCTCTATGTCAATCAGGGAACCGGATACTGGGGGCCGCAACTGCGCCTGGGAACTTATTGCGAACTGACTGAAATTATCCTTCGCAAGGGTTAA
- a CDS encoding regulatory protein RecX has translation MSREKDPLKTRQYAKKKVMDMIARRDHSEKELRTKLKEKFSDEEDVGDIIDEAIEFAKDNRWLGDPVDLAHRLADMLHRRNKGIYYINNYLKEKGLPAVETDRALELEKALAIVKNKYDEDHKFSREEKARVGRLLASRGFDSETVRKVIYEKL, from the coding sequence ATGTCCCGAGAGAAAGATCCCCTCAAAACCCGTCAGTACGCCAAGAAAAAGGTCATGGACATGATCGCGCGCCGGGACCATTCCGAAAAAGAACTTCGCACCAAATTGAAAGAGAAGTTCTCGGACGAAGAGGACGTGGGGGATATCATCGATGAAGCCATCGAGTTTGCCAAAGACAACCGCTGGTTGGGCGACCCCGTGGACCTGGCCCATCGTTTGGCTGACATGCTTCATCGCCGCAACAAGGGCATCTATTACATCAACAACTACCTGAAGGAAAAAGGTCTTCCCGCTGTTGAGACAGATCGTGCTTTGGAGCTTGAAAAGGCGCTGGCGATTGTCAAAAATAAGTACGACGAAGACCACAAATTTTCCCGAGAGGAAAAAGCCCGAGTGGGCCGGCTGTTGGCTTCCCGTGGATTCGATTCTGAGACCGTAAGAAAGGTTATTTATGAAAAGCTCTGA
- a CDS encoding substrate-binding periplasmic protein, whose amino-acid sequence MKTRLLILSLILLCFSTVASAKDCGRRYRIIVNNYAPLFDVNNEGHVHGLTFDIMNELSQRLGCVVSQAPMDAPRMQDDFNNWRADIVGLVIPSEKYLATGEYVPVYKTVRKLLVNKAHYDRSRTIADYIKDSRIKFGDQIGTRFFLTTDEKKLLFEAGRIVQYPSPATGFRQLTSGRVQAMFTSQSIYNYYQKTIPDLNQSVVAIPDPNYEMEGGIYLSVRRISKTEAMQIKKAISDMRKDGTLRRIVAKYASAEDLTFYKDL is encoded by the coding sequence GTGAAAACACGGTTATTAATTCTTTCATTGATCCTTCTATGTTTTTCTACAGTGGCGTCTGCGAAAGACTGTGGTCGCCGCTATCGCATTATTGTGAACAACTATGCCCCTTTGTTTGACGTGAACAATGAAGGTCATGTTCACGGTCTGACGTTTGATATTATGAACGAACTTTCGCAGCGGTTGGGTTGTGTGGTTTCACAGGCCCCCATGGATGCCCCGCGAATGCAGGATGATTTTAATAACTGGCGTGCGGATATTGTGGGTCTGGTCATCCCTTCAGAAAAGTACCTTGCCACTGGAGAGTATGTTCCGGTGTACAAGACGGTCCGGAAGCTGTTGGTGAACAAGGCGCACTATGATCGCTCACGCACGATAGCAGACTATATTAAAGACAGCCGTATCAAGTTCGGCGATCAAATCGGCACTCGTTTCTTTTTGACGACCGACGAGAAAAAATTGTTATTCGAAGCCGGGCGCATCGTTCAATATCCAAGTCCGGCGACGGGCTTTCGTCAGCTGACTTCGGGGCGGGTGCAGGCGATGTTCACATCACAATCAATTTACAACTATTACCAAAAGACGATTCCCGATTTGAATCAGAGTGTGGTGGCCATTCCCGATCCCAACTATGAGATGGAAGGCGGGATCTATCTTTCTGTGCGCAGAATTTCGAAGACCGAAGCAATGCAGATTAAAAAAGCCATCAGCGACATGAGAAAAGACGGAACGCTTCGCCGGATCGTTGCAAAATATGCCTCTGCGGAGGATTTGACTTTCTATAAAGACCTTTAG
- a CDS encoding hybrid sensor histidine kinase/response regulator, which translates to MKKKLTFVHLFLLNQLVTTLVLLTVLGVYGTHLFIQEQRAIRERMEPASAREVDRINNDFATLEANVQRLKSMVELFDVMPKGTRVEKFRQFASATIAGHSTQFNAWVALGPRLAKEYLGRESYVYVVHRDYSLFASPKYNDPTTFVAEVFTEPGYDKDPDVQWWWMNEKSSGVNYSDFYFDKGYMEKVMFSTTTGIFSNAGKLEAVVGIDTLAGDIAHRLGIFKLGDTGGALVVDEHGRPVLPLIAKDTPVLGFKYLRALNQDEFRAMPKLSQKVFNIQNQRQLQEFPGADGKTYLTYSRPIKGKPWHLVIYQEKGEAYSGLYFRLFFFGFVALVAYVVFTLMVWMTGKYVIAQDKEALARLQDSRDRAEAATRAKSLFLSTMSHEIRTPLNAMLGSAELLNETHLNFEQKELLISLQSAGDTLLSMLNNILDFSKFESGRMQLESREFLLSDLVREVQALISTSVLRKNLQFTFHPPEHDRWIVGDSLRLKQVLMNLLGNAVKFTDRGAIELTVQPYPGSEPGKETIFFEVKDTGIGIAKENLKKVFDEFGQEDSSVTRRFGGTGLGLSISQKIVQLMGGELYCESRQFVGSRFHFSVQMTSRRAELWSARFNLELTPPPQLVRPSSEAGRKSILIVDDMEENHTLLKAYIKRLEYVTTDSAYNGYECLEMWERGHYDMIFMDVQMPKMSGLDTIRKLREIERARGLHRTPVVVISANSFTEDIEKSLMAGADQHCGKPVRKQTVLEIVQKYCSEDIETAPANS; encoded by the coding sequence ATGAAAAAGAAGCTGACCTTTGTCCATTTATTCCTGCTGAATCAGCTGGTGACAACCCTGGTGCTTTTGACAGTGCTGGGGGTGTATGGCACGCATCTTTTCATTCAAGAGCAGCGTGCGATCCGCGAGCGTATGGAACCGGCCTCGGCCCGTGAAGTGGACCGGATCAACAATGACTTTGCCACGCTGGAAGCCAACGTTCAGCGCCTTAAGAGCATGGTGGAACTTTTTGATGTGATGCCCAAGGGCACGCGGGTGGAAAAGTTCCGTCAGTTTGCCTCGGCCACCATTGCGGGCCACAGCACACAATTCAACGCCTGGGTTGCTTTGGGGCCCCGCCTTGCCAAGGAATACTTGGGACGGGAATCCTATGTGTATGTTGTGCACCGGGATTATTCCCTGTTTGCCAGTCCCAAATACAATGATCCAACCACTTTCGTTGCAGAAGTGTTTACTGAGCCCGGTTACGACAAGGATCCGGATGTTCAATGGTGGTGGATGAATGAAAAGAGCTCCGGAGTAAACTATTCGGATTTCTATTTCGACAAGGGCTATATGGAAAAGGTGATGTTCAGCACCACCACCGGCATTTTCAGCAATGCCGGAAAGCTCGAAGCGGTGGTGGGGATCGACACGTTGGCCGGGGATATTGCGCATCGACTGGGGATCTTCAAGCTGGGGGATACCGGGGGGGCTCTGGTCGTGGATGAGCACGGTCGCCCGGTCCTGCCGTTGATCGCCAAAGACACACCCGTGCTGGGTTTTAAATATCTGCGGGCCCTGAATCAGGATGAGTTCAGGGCGATGCCCAAGCTTTCGCAGAAGGTGTTTAACATTCAAAACCAGCGTCAGCTTCAGGAATTTCCCGGAGCCGACGGCAAAACTTATCTGACTTATTCCCGTCCCATCAAAGGCAAGCCCTGGCATCTGGTGATTTATCAGGAAAAGGGCGAGGCGTATTCCGGATTGTACTTCCGTTTGTTCTTCTTTGGTTTTGTGGCCCTGGTGGCTTATGTGGTGTTCACCCTGATGGTGTGGATGACCGGAAAGTACGTGATCGCGCAGGACAAAGAGGCCCTGGCCCGCCTGCAGGATTCCCGCGACCGTGCTGAAGCGGCGACGCGGGCCAAGTCATTGTTTCTTTCAACCATGAGCCACGAGATCCGCACGCCACTGAATGCGATGCTGGGATCGGCTGAGCTGCTGAATGAAACGCATTTGAATTTTGAACAGAAAGAACTTCTGATATCTCTGCAAAGTGCCGGGGATACGCTGCTTAGCATGCTGAATAACATCCTGGATTTCTCCAAGTTCGAGTCAGGCCGCATGCAGCTGGAAAGCCGTGAGTTTCTGTTGAGCGATCTTGTGCGTGAGGTGCAGGCATTGATCAGCACGTCGGTCTTGCGCAAGAATTTGCAGTTCACCTTCCATCCTCCGGAGCATGACCGCTGGATTGTCGGGGACTCTCTGCGGCTGAAGCAGGTGTTGATGAACCTGCTGGGGAATGCCGTGAAGTTCACGGACCGCGGGGCGATCGAGTTGACGGTGCAGCCTTATCCCGGAAGTGAGCCGGGAAAAGAGACTATCTTTTTTGAGGTCAAGGACACCGGCATCGGGATTGCCAAAGAAAACCTGAAAAAAGTCTTTGATGAATTCGGGCAGGAGGACTCTTCGGTCACGCGTCGCTTCGGGGGCACGGGCCTGGGCCTGAGCATTTCGCAGAAGATCGTGCAATTGATGGGCGGGGAGCTTTACTGTGAAAGCCGCCAGTTTGTGGGGTCGCGTTTCCATTTCTCTGTTCAGATGACTTCCCGCCGGGCGGAACTGTGGAGTGCGCGCTTTAATCTGGAGCTGACGCCGCCGCCGCAGCTGGTGCGACCTAGTTCTGAAGCGGGTCGCAAGAGCATCCTGATCGTGGATGACATGGAAGAAAACCACACGCTGCTCAAAGCCTATATCAAGCGTCTGGAATATGTGACCACCGATTCGGCCTACAACGGCTATGAATGTCTGGAGATGTGGGAACGGGGTCATTACGACATGATCTTTATGGATGTGCAGATGCCGAAGATGTCGGGGCTGGACACCATCAGGAAGCTGCGTGAAATAGAGCGGGCCCGGGGTCTGCACCGAACCCCGGTGGTGGTGATTTCCGCCAACAGCTTTACGGAAGACATTGAAAAAAGCCTTATGGCCGGAGCGGATCAGCACTGTGGCAAGCCGGTGCGCAAACAGACCGTTCTGGAAATCGTTCAAAAATACTGTTCAGAAGACATCGAAACAGCCCCTGCAAACTCTTAA
- a CDS encoding SDR family oxidoreductase, protein MNSSVYSSLDLNGKTAVVCGASGGIGEAAASLMARRGARIIAVARSEEKLKKLMSSLPGSDHRYLLADLGDTESLKANVLAPLASETVHILLNNTGGPKGGPLHKASIEEFDQPLRAHLKAAHLLVQAVLPSMQKNHYGRIINVISTSVKTPIPNLGVSNTVRGAMANWSKTLAGELAGYGITVNNVLPGYIRTDRFKSLVETSAQNTNSSVDEVEEAWKKTIPAGRVGEPEEMAEAIAFLASPAAAYITGINLPVDGGRTPSL, encoded by the coding sequence ATGAACTCTTCCGTATATTCCTCTTTGGACTTAAATGGCAAAACCGCCGTCGTGTGCGGGGCTTCCGGTGGCATTGGCGAAGCGGCAGCCAGTCTGATGGCCCGGCGTGGGGCCCGCATCATTGCCGTGGCCCGCTCGGAAGAAAAACTGAAAAAACTTATGTCATCATTGCCGGGCTCTGATCACCGCTATCTGCTGGCGGATCTGGGTGATACTGAATCTTTGAAAGCCAACGTCCTTGCGCCACTGGCTTCCGAAACTGTGCACATTCTTCTGAACAACACGGGCGGACCCAAAGGGGGGCCGCTGCACAAGGCTTCGATCGAAGAATTTGATCAACCCCTGCGGGCGCATCTGAAGGCGGCTCATCTGCTGGTGCAGGCGGTTTTGCCTTCGATGCAAAAGAATCACTATGGGCGGATCATCAACGTGATTTCGACGTCTGTAAAAACGCCGATTCCGAATCTGGGTGTTTCCAATACGGTGCGTGGGGCGATGGCGAACTGGTCAAAAACCCTGGCCGGGGAGCTGGCGGGTTATGGGATTACCGTGAACAACGTGCTGCCGGGATACATCCGCACCGACCGCTTCAAAAGTCTGGTGGAAACTTCAGCGCAAAATACAAATTCCAGTGTGGATGAAGTGGAAGAAGCCTGGAAGAAAACAATTCCCGCGGGCCGGGTTGGAGAACCTGAGGAGATGGCCGAGGCGATTGCTTTTTTGGCCAGTCCCGCCGCCGCTTACATCACCGGAATCAATCTTCCTGTGGATGGCGGCAGAACTCCGTCACTTTAA
- the alaS gene encoding alanine--tRNA ligase, whose amino-acid sequence MKSSEIRNAFIKYFEKNGHKVVPSSSLIPENDPTLLFANAGMNQFKNTFLGLEKRDYSRAVTAQKCVRAGGKHNDLENVGFTARHHTFFEMVGNFSFGDYFKKDAIHFAWEFLTKELAIPKEKLYVTVHISDDEAADIWHNQEGVPRERIFRFDKDNFWKMGDTGPCGPCTEIFYDHGPKAGTISDPFKGIEAGEDRFVEIWNLVFMQYFENPPGTLTPLPKPSVDTGGGLERMSAAMQGVFNNYDTDLFQPMIQLACKIGNIEYISDKEVLAKNPAAAEVTSALRVLADHCRSTSFLIADGALPSNEGRGYVLRRIMRRAIRYGRKLSADKSFLPGMAEALIESMGSVYPELKTRRDHILNTIRDEEDRFIATLDKGTAILEDELKKAKSKGIKELSGEVVFRMYDTYGFPADLTRVIANEQGIEVNEAAFEKEMEDNRAKSKASWKGKSMGADEAHMIKFAKDYLQSGKSVTFLGYEGTIGDGKVMGLSNGQAEVQELKTGDTGLMILNATTFYGEGGGQSGDVGYIMHDTNRARVINTTKIDDIVLHHVEIEHGSFKVGTAVVTGVDPVERRNTAANHSATHLLHAALRKVLGTHVTQAGSLVDSQKTRFDFTHNKPVSSEEIKKIEDLVNEQIARCNPVQTEMMSHKAALEKGAMALFGEKYASDVRVLTMGDFSCELCGGTHVKNTSEIRLFKIVSEAGVSSGVRRIEAITADNALQYMMSAVTHLDDALAAAGFQKSPHYIKHLETTGETATLANRVESLKDQVKQLEKEMKKLQGGQVNVDDLAANALTFKTKAGASAKLVLADVPLDDRQVLAEVTDHLKNKIQSGIVVVVGQGDGSHPIIVSVSKEISGETKAGDLLKEVAGVMGGKGGGRPDFAQGAAPNRAQLNEAFSKVKSMLGL is encoded by the coding sequence ATGAAAAGCTCTGAGATCAGAAACGCCTTTATCAAATACTTCGAAAAGAACGGACACAAAGTGGTTCCGTCCTCTTCCCTGATTCCTGAAAATGATCCGACGTTGCTTTTCGCCAACGCCGGCATGAATCAGTTCAAAAACACCTTCCTGGGTCTTGAAAAGCGTGACTACTCCCGCGCGGTGACAGCACAAAAGTGCGTGCGCGCCGGTGGTAAGCACAATGACCTTGAAAACGTGGGCTTCACCGCCCGTCACCACACTTTCTTTGAAATGGTCGGGAATTTCTCTTTTGGTGACTATTTCAAAAAAGACGCGATCCACTTTGCGTGGGAGTTCCTGACCAAGGAACTGGCGATTCCAAAAGAAAAGCTTTATGTGACCGTGCACATCTCTGACGATGAAGCGGCCGACATCTGGCACAACCAGGAAGGCGTGCCCCGCGAGCGCATCTTCCGCTTTGACAAAGACAACTTCTGGAAAATGGGCGACACCGGTCCTTGCGGCCCTTGTACTGAGATCTTCTATGATCACGGTCCGAAAGCCGGCACTATTTCTGATCCATTCAAAGGCATCGAAGCCGGCGAAGACCGTTTCGTGGAAATCTGGAATCTGGTGTTCATGCAGTACTTCGAAAATCCTCCGGGCACACTGACTCCGCTGCCGAAGCCGTCAGTTGATACTGGTGGTGGTCTGGAGCGTATGTCTGCAGCCATGCAGGGCGTGTTTAACAACTACGACACCGACCTGTTCCAGCCGATGATTCAGCTGGCGTGCAAGATCGGGAACATCGAATACATCTCTGACAAAGAAGTGCTGGCGAAAAATCCGGCCGCAGCTGAAGTCACTTCGGCTTTGCGTGTTCTGGCCGATCACTGCCGCTCCACCTCCTTCCTGATTGCTGACGGCGCTTTGCCATCCAACGAAGGCCGTGGTTACGTTCTTCGCCGTATCATGAGACGTGCGATCCGTTACGGTCGCAAGCTTTCTGCCGACAAATCCTTCCTGCCGGGCATGGCGGAAGCCTTGATCGAAAGCATGGGCTCTGTTTATCCGGAACTTAAAACCCGCCGCGATCACATCCTGAACACCATCCGTGACGAAGAAGACCGCTTCATCGCCACGTTGGACAAAGGCACCGCGATCCTGGAAGACGAGCTGAAAAAAGCCAAATCCAAAGGCATCAAGGAACTTTCCGGCGAAGTGGTCTTCCGCATGTATGACACTTATGGCTTCCCTGCGGATTTGACCCGCGTGATCGCCAACGAGCAAGGCATCGAAGTGAACGAAGCCGCGTTTGAAAAGGAAATGGAAGACAACCGCGCAAAATCCAAAGCCAGCTGGAAAGGCAAATCCATGGGCGCTGATGAAGCGCACATGATCAAGTTTGCCAAAGACTATCTTCAGTCCGGCAAATCTGTGACCTTCCTGGGTTATGAAGGCACGATCGGTGACGGTAAAGTCATGGGTCTTTCCAATGGTCAGGCGGAAGTTCAGGAACTGAAAACCGGTGACACCGGTCTGATGATTCTGAATGCGACCACCTTCTATGGCGAAGGCGGCGGTCAGTCCGGCGACGTGGGTTACATCATGCACGACACCAACCGTGCCCGCGTGATCAACACCACGAAAATCGACGACATCGTTCTTCACCATGTAGAAATCGAACACGGCTCCTTCAAAGTGGGAACAGCCGTTGTCACAGGGGTGGATCCGGTTGAAAGACGCAACACTGCTGCGAACCATTCGGCAACCCACTTGTTGCACGCGGCTTTGCGCAAAGTTCTGGGCACTCATGTGACTCAGGCCGGTTCTTTGGTTGATTCCCAGAAAACCCGTTTTGACTTCACTCACAACAAACCGGTTTCTTCTGAAGAAATCAAAAAGATCGAAGATCTGGTGAACGAACAGATCGCCCGCTGCAATCCGGTGCAAACCGAGATGATGTCCCACAAAGCGGCCCTTGAAAAAGGTGCGATGGCTTTGTTCGGTGAAAAATACGCCAGTGACGTGCGTGTTCTGACCATGGGTGATTTCTCTTGCGAGCTTTGCGGTGGTACGCACGTGAAGAACACGTCTGAGATCCGCCTGTTCAAAATCGTTTCAGAAGCAGGAGTCAGCTCCGGTGTTCGCCGTATCGAGGCCATCACCGCTGACAATGCCCTTCAGTACATGATGAGTGCTGTGACTCATCTGGATGATGCTTTGGCTGCTGCCGGCTTCCAAAAAAGCCCGCACTACATCAAGCATCTGGAAACCACCGGTGAAACGGCCACTTTGGCAAATCGCGTGGAGTCTCTGAAAGACCAGGTGAAACAGCTTGAAAAAGAAATGAAGAAGCTTCAGGGCGGTCAGGTGAACGTGGATGACCTGGCAGCAAATGCACTGACCTTCAAAACCAAAGCAGGCGCTTCAGCGAAACTGGTTCTGGCCGATGTTCCATTGGATGACCGTCAGGTTCTGGCGGAAGTCACCGATCATCTGAAAAACAAAATTCAGTCCGGCATCGTGGTTGTTGTCGGACAGGGTGACGGCAGTCATCCGATCATCGTCAGCGTATCGAAAGAAATTTCCGGCGAAACCAAAGCCGGTGATCTTCTGAAAGAGGTTGCGGGTGTTATGGGCGGTAAAGGTGGCGGTCGTCCGGACTTCGCTCAAGGGGCTGCTCCGAACCGTGCGCAGCTGAATGAAGCGTTCAGTAAAGTGAAATCCATGCTGGGTCTTTAA
- a CDS encoding AMP-binding protein, with translation MSFRNEFEQARDFLILHRSDYKHAYSQFRWPRFDDFNWALDYFDPMAEGNTKIGLWLVDELGHEKKFSFSEISKRSNQAANFMRARGLQKGDSVFLLIEDDVALWEIMLAAMKLGAVIVPNNPLLSQQELKDRLNREQIKMIATTKAHTEKFDVTSSGVIPVVVDAEVEGWIFYPEAYKESAEFEATERTKATDPLFRYFTSSSGVKPKLVEHSHAGFTVGHLSTMYWMGLHPGDVHLGINSAGWAMHDWNSFVAPWNAEATVFVFKEKRFNASLILDVLDEYPITTFCAPPTVWRLLCQEDLRSYDVHLREALSTGEPLTADLISKVHHAWGLFIRDGYGQTESATLIGVPPEEKDSFGTSGKAMPGFKIALLDAQGEETDSGEICVDISESPWGLMSGLDTSNKYFHTGDTAYLDSMGNFTYCDRIDGLFKSSDYRISPFEIEFVLKEFPSIREAVVIPSPDPIRENVPKALVMLSKGVEPSKELALDIMNFARMRLSPFKRIRRVEFMEIPKNTSGEVLRSDLVNLEREKRKRGEKAPYEFWEEDAKIVIPDTWAQELP, from the coding sequence ATGAGTTTTCGTAATGAATTTGAGCAGGCGAGGGATTTTCTGATTCTGCACCGTTCAGACTATAAACATGCTTACAGCCAATTCCGCTGGCCCCGTTTTGATGATTTCAACTGGGCTCTGGATTATTTCGACCCCATGGCCGAAGGCAATACCAAGATCGGTCTGTGGCTGGTGGATGAGCTGGGACATGAAAAGAAGTTCAGCTTCAGCGAAATCTCCAAACGTTCCAATCAGGCGGCGAACTTTATGCGCGCCCGGGGATTGCAAAAAGGCGACTCTGTCTTTCTGCTGATCGAAGATGACGTGGCCCTTTGGGAAATCATGCTGGCGGCCATGAAGCTCGGTGCGGTGATCGTTCCGAACAATCCTTTGTTGTCCCAGCAGGAGCTGAAAGACCGCTTGAACCGCGAGCAGATCAAGATGATCGCCACAACCAAAGCACACACAGAAAAATTTGATGTGACCTCTTCGGGGGTTATCCCTGTGGTGGTGGATGCCGAAGTCGAGGGCTGGATTTTTTATCCGGAAGCGTACAAGGAAAGTGCAGAGTTCGAAGCCACTGAGCGGACCAAGGCCACGGATCCCCTGTTCCGGTACTTTACTTCTTCCAGCGGGGTGAAACCAAAACTTGTCGAGCACAGTCATGCCGGATTTACGGTCGGGCATCTTTCCACCATGTACTGGATGGGACTGCATCCCGGGGACGTGCATCTGGGAATCAACTCTGCCGGCTGGGCCATGCATGACTGGAACTCTTTTGTCGCACCTTGGAATGCCGAGGCGACGGTTTTTGTTTTCAAGGAAAAGCGTTTCAACGCCAGTTTGATTTTGGATGTTCTGGATGAATATCCCATCACCACCTTCTGTGCGCCGCCGACGGTGTGGCGTTTGTTGTGCCAGGAAGATCTTAGATCCTATGACGTCCATCTGCGCGAAGCCTTAAGCACCGGAGAGCCACTGACGGCAGATCTGATTTCGAAAGTTCATCATGCCTGGGGCCTTTTCATCCGCGATGGATATGGCCAGACCGAGTCTGCAACTCTGATCGGGGTGCCGCCAGAAGAAAAAGACAGTTTCGGGACATCCGGAAAAGCCATGCCAGGCTTCAAAATCGCGCTGCTGGATGCTCAGGGTGAAGAGACCGACAGCGGGGAAATCTGTGTGGATATCTCGGAGAGCCCCTGGGGGCTGATGTCGGGACTGGATACTTCGAACAAATACTTTCATACCGGAGACACGGCATATCTGGACAGTATGGGGAACTTTACCTATTGCGACCGCATCGATGGACTGTTCAAGTCCTCGGACTATCGCATCAGTCCTTTTGAGATTGAATTTGTGTTGAAAGAGTTTCCATCCATTCGTGAGGCGGTGGTGATTCCGAGTCCTGATCCCATTCGTGAAAATGTGCCGAAAGCCCTGGTCATGCTGAGCAAAGGTGTTGAGCCCAGCAAGGAGCTGGCTTTGGATATTATGAATTTTGCACGCATGCGCCTGTCTCCTTTCAAGCGTATTCGCCGCGTGGAGTTTATGGAAATTCCCAAAAATACGTCTGGAGAAGTGCTCCGCTCGGATTTGGTCAATCTGGAGCGCGAGAAAAGAAAGCGCGGAGAAAAAGCCCCTTATGAATTCTGGGAAGAAGACGCCAAGATCGTCATCCCTGACACATGGGCGCAAGAACTGCCTTGA